A stretch of the Chelonoidis abingdonii isolate Lonesome George chromosome 11, CheloAbing_2.0, whole genome shotgun sequence genome encodes the following:
- the GNA15 gene encoding guanine nucleotide-binding protein subunit alpha-15, whose amino-acid sequence MAWCFCCCRKCPYFLSEEDKTAVVLDKEINKILRDQKKRERLELKLLLLGAGESGKSTFIKQLRIIHGAGYSEEDRKGFAKLVYQNVFASIQAMIGAMETLQIPYAQPENVENAKLVMGVNASKVAALNRPYTNAIESLWRDVGIQTCYERRREYHLLDSALYFLSSLERIAEDSYIPTAQDVLRSRMPTTGISEYCFSMQEMILRIVDVGGQKSERRKWIHCFENVIALIYLASLSEYDQCLEENSKENRMRESLALFRTILELPWFQSASVILFLNKTDLLEDKITHSDLAAYFPRFPGPKRDAEAAKKFILEMYVDTYKRCSAVPRNAGQRPSETASKSRCLYRHYTCATDTQNIRKVFRDVRDVLLVGYLDDINLL is encoded by the exons ATGGCTTGGTGCTTCTGCTGTTGTCGGAAGTGCCCCTATTTCCTGTCAGAAGAAGATAAAACTGCTGTTGTGTTAGATAAAGAAATCAACAAAATATTAAGAGACCAGAAAAAGCGAGAGAGGCTGGAGCTGAAGTTACTTCTACTAG GTGCCGGGGAAAGCGGGAAGAGCACTTTTATCAAACAGCTGCGGATAATCCATGGGGCAGGCTATTCAGAAGAGGATCGCAAAGGCTTTGCCAAGCTGGTGTATCAGAACGTCTTTGCCTCCATCCAGGCCATGATCGGAGCCATGGAGACTCTGCAGATTCCTTATGCCCAGCCAGAGAATGTG GAAAACGCCAAGCTGGTCATGGGGGTGAATGCTTCGAAGGTGGCGGCCTTGAACAGGCCATATACAAACGCCATTGAAAGCCTATGGAGGGACGTGGGCATCCAGACCTGCTACGAGAGACGGCGGGAGTATCACTTACTGGACTCGGCCCTGTA TTTTCTGTCCAGCCTGGAGCGCATCGCAGAGGACAGTTACATCCCCACAGCTCAGGATGTCCTGAGGAGCCGCATGCCGACGACCGGCATCAGTGAATACTGCTTCTCGATGCAGGAGATGATCTTAAG GATTGTGGATGTGGGTGGGCAGAAGTCGGAGCGCAGGAAGTGGATACACTGTTTCGAAAACGTTATTGCCCTGATCTACCTGGCTTCCCTCAGCGAGTACGACCAGTGCCTGGAGGAGAATAGCAAGGAG AATCGGATGAGGGAGAGCCTGGCCCTGTTCAGAACCATCCTGGAGCTGCCCTGGTTCCAGAGCGCCTCCGTGATCCTCTTCCTAAACAAAACTGACCTCCTGGAGGACAAGATCACCCACTCGGACCTGGCTGCTTACTTCCCCAGATTCCCAG GACCAAAGCGAGATGCGGAGGCGGCGAAAAAGTTCATTCTGGAGATGTACGTGGACACCTACAAGCGATGCTCCGCGGTCCCCCGCAACGCAGGGCAGAGACCCTCCGAGACGGCCTCCAAATCCAGGTGCCTCTACCGCCACTACACCTGTGCCACGGATACGCAGAACATCCGCAAGGTCTTCAGGGACGTCAGGGATGTGCTCTTGGTTGGCTATTTGGACGACATCAACCTGCTGTGA